The following proteins come from a genomic window of Malus domestica chromosome 02, GDT2T_hap1:
- the IAA12 gene encoding auxin-responsive protein IAA27 (The RefSeq protein has 3 substitutions compared to this genomic sequence): MSISLEHDYIGLSPSMETSTKSDALNLKATELRLGLPGSQSPERDGGGGGGGGVEEKATGFSVCGVKGLVSGAKRGFSDAIDGASGKWVFSGSGGSEVELGKGGNLLSPRGVNAGKALAAGCEPSNQPTGLAGSAVKDGVQQSPKPLHEKKSQGSAGSTAPAAKAQVVGWPPIRSFRKNSMASVPSKNGDDAEGKMGAGCLYVKVSMDGAPYLRKVDLKTYGSYLDLSLALEKMFSCFTIGQCGSHGASRDGLSESRLMDLLHGAEYVLTYEDKDGDWMLVGDVPWEMFTDSCKRMRIMKSSEAIGLAPRAMQKCKNSN; the protein is encoded by the exons ATGTCTATATCTTTGGAGCATGATTATATAGGCTTATCTCCTTCAATGGAAACCTCTACCAAGTCTGCTGCTTTGAACCTCAAAGCCACTGAGCTGAGGCTGGGTTTGCCTGGCTCTCAGTCTCCAGAGAGAGACGGCTGCGGCGGCGGCGGTAGTGGGGTGGAGGAGAAGGCTACTGGGTTTTCAGTCTGTGGGGTTAAGGGGTTGGTGTCTGGGGCCAAGAGGGGCTTCTCAGACGCCATTGATGGAGCTTCTGGGAAGTGGGTTTTCTCTGGGAGTGGTGGATCTGAGGTGGAGTTAGGCAAAGGTGGGAACTTGCTCTCTCCCAGAGGTGTGAATGCTGGGAAAGCTCTTGCTGCTGGGTGTGAACCCAGCAATCAACCAACAGGTTTAGCTGGCTCTGCTGTGAAAGATGGTGTCCAACAATCTCCAAAGCCATTGCATGAGAAGAAATCCCAAGGGTCTGCTGGGTCTACTGCCCCTGCTGCAAA GGCACAGGTTGTAGGATGGCCACCAATTCGTTCTTTTAGGAAGAATTCAATGGCTTCCGTTCCTTCAAAAAATGGTGATGATGCAGAAGGCAAGATGGGAGCAGGGTGTCTGTATGTTAAGGTCAGCATGGATGGTGCACCGTACCTGAGGAAAGTTGATCTCAAAACCTATGGCAGCTATCTGGATTTATCTCTAGCTCTGGAAAAGATGTTCAGCTGCTTCACAATTG GTCAATGTGGTTCACATGGAGCTTCAAGGGATGGATTGAGCGAGAGTCGATTGATGGACCTCCTACATGGTGCTGAATATGTCCTCACCTATGAAGACAAGGATGGTGATTGGATGCTAGTTGGTGATGTTCCCTGGGA AATGTTCACCGACTCGTGTAAGAGGATGAGGATCATGAAGAGTTCAGAGGCTATCGGTCTAG CCCCAAGGGCCATGCAGAAGTGCAAAAATAGTAATTAG
- the LOC103449479 gene encoding uncharacterized protein: MKLKQLEGHLGGLQQFSNPKVELEQYPTGPHIASRMLFTAENSFGDVSGKVVADFGCGCGTLGVAAALLGAEQVIGIDIDAQSLEIAAENAEDLELDMDFIQCNIKNLGWRASVVDTVVMNPPFGTRNKGADMDFLSIALKVASQAVYSLHKTSTRDHVKRAALQNFSASSAEVICELRYDVPQLYKFHKKREVDIAVDLWRFVPRSI, encoded by the exons ATGAAGCTGAAGCAGTTGGAAGGCCACCTTGGCGGTCTCCAACAGTTCTCCAATCCAAag GTGGAGCTGGAGCAATACCCAACTGGACCCCACATTGCTTCTCGCATGCTCTTCACT GCGGAGAATTCATTCGGAGACGTGAGTGGGAAGGTAGTGGCTGATTTCGGTTGCGGTTGTGGCACATTGGGTGTTGCAGCTGCACTCTTGGGCGCAGA ACAGGTGATTGGCATTGACATCGATGCTCAGTCGCTTGAAATAGCAGCGGAAAATGCCGAGGATCTTGAG TTGGACATGGATTTTATTCAGTGCAACATTAAGAACTTAGGATGGAGAG CTAGCGTTGTTGATACTGTCGTAATGAATCCTCCATTTGGAACTCGGAATAAGGGTGCTGACATGGATTTCCTCTCAATAGCTTTGAAG GTTGCTTCTCAAGCAGTTTATTCCTTGCACAAGACTTCCACGAGAGAT CATGTGAAAAGGGCAGCCTTGCAGAACTTCAGTGCGAGCAGTGCTGAAGTTATATGTGAG CTTCGATACGATGTACCACAGCTGTACAAATTTCACAAGAAAAGGGAGGTGGATATTGCCGTGGACTTGTGGCGATTCGTTCCCAGGAGTATCTAG
- the LOC103452789 gene encoding polyprotein of EF-Ts, chloroplastic codes for MTPVIPYSISNVSHIPGTAFTARKNSCLTKFSFSRKSARHTLSPQSFLLPFSTSIKSFPLYHSRCPVHHKCRIPVSATGTDVAVEEADSPVADAASSEAKSPEDSPSPSQDAQPKRTKPVRKSAMPPVKNEELVVGATFTGKVRSIQPFGAFIDFGAFTDGLVHVSQLSDSYVKDVGSVVSVGQEVKVTLVEANAETGRISLTMRERDDGSKPQQRKDASAGSDRGGPGRRSGPKKGDRKNEVRKTTKFEKGQDLVGTVKNFGRAGAFISLPEGEEGFLPTSEEPDDGFANVMGETSLQLGQEINVRVLRTTRGQVTLTMKKEEDILKSDSQVSQGVIHTATNPFVLAFRQNKDIASFLDEREKIEKAAKAIPSSESSIPEVLDEKASSEEGTLGVPAAVDETVENGGASSGNQESPVSSTIETLETTEQTIEKEEVSSDILAPEGSTSTTDGVENASADSSSEIANHTSASEIPTGEEVIEPQVDDTVAKGELQPPTSESEIPSAALETTEQTIEKEEVSSDILAPEGSTSTTDGVENASADLSGEIANHTSASEIPTGGEVIEPQVDDTIAKVELQPPTSESKIPSAALTEEPKENEATKVVEDLADNITEEARIRTSAAESELPSITQVEDDKVDSSPEKNGSVSNSSGQSDNPSPKESKPKATISPALVKQLREETGAGMMDCKNALSETGGDIVKATEFLRKKGLASAEKKASRATAEGRIGSYIHDSRIGILLEVNCETDFVSRGDIFKELVDDLAMQVAACPQVQYLATEDVPEEFVTKERTIEMQKEDLLSKPEQIRSKIVDGRIRKRLEELALLEQPFIKNDKVVVKDLVKQTISTIGENIKVKRFVRYNLGEGLEKKSQDFAAEVAAQTAAKPVATEVKEQPVVVEVKETVEKAPTVAVSAALVKQLRDETGAGMMDCKKALSETGGDLEKAQEYLRKKGLSSAEKKSSRLAAEGRIGSYIHDARIGVLIEVNCETDFVGRSENFKGLVDDLAMQVVACPQVQYVSIEDIPESIVNKEKELERQREDLLSKPENIRERIVEGRISKRLGELALLEQAFIKDDSILVKDLVKQTVAALGENIKVRRFVRFTLGEAVETVEDTEAEA; via the exons ATGACGCCTGTAATTCCATATTCTATAAGCAATGTCTCGCATATACCTGGAACTGCCTTTACTGCAAGAAAGAACAGTTGTTTAACAAAATTCAGTTTTTCGAGGAAATCTGCAAGACATACTCTATCCCCACAGAgttttcttttacctttttcgACCTCTATCAAATCTTTTCCATTGTACCACAGCAGGTGCCCTGTGCATCATAAATGTAGAATCCCTGTATCTGCCACAGGAACTGATGTAGCGGTTGAGGAAGCAGACTCACCAGTTGCAGATGCAGCTTCTAGTGAAGCCAAATCCCCTGAGGATAGTCCCAGCCCATCTCAAGATGCTCAACCAAAGCGTACAAAACCTGTTAGGAAAAGTGCGATGCCGCCTGTGAAGAATGAGGAGCTGGTTGTGGGTGCAACTTTTACTGGGAAAGTAAGATCAATCCAGCCATTTGGTGCTTTTATTGATTTTGGAGCTTTCACAGATGGACTCGTACATGTTTCACAATTGAGTGATAGTTACGTTAAGGATGTTGGAAGCGTTGTTTCTGTTGGGCAAGAGGTGAAGGTGACGTTAGTTGAAGCCAATGCGGAGACTGGGCGGATCTCTCTCACTATGCGTGAACGTGACGATGGCAGTAAGCCGCAGCAAAGGAAAGATGCTTCTGCTGGTAGTGATAGGGGTGGACCTGGTAGAAGGAGTGGCCCAAAGAAAGGAGATAGGAAAAATGAGGTGAGAAAAACTACAAAGTTTGAAAAGGGGCAGGACCTAGTGGGCACTGTAAAGAATTTCGGCAGGGCTGGTGCTTTTATATCTCTTCCTGAGGGGGAGGAAGGATTCCTCCCTACATCGGAGGAACCAGACGATGGATTTGCAAATGTCATGGGAGAGACCTCCCTGCAGCTTGGCCAAGAAATAAATGTCCGTGTCCTGCGTACTACAAGAGGACAAGTAACCTTGAcaatgaagaaagaagaagatattCTAAAGTCGGACTCGCAGGTCAGTCAAGGAGTAATCCACACTGCAACGAACCCATTCGTTCTGGCGTTCCGCCAAAACAAGGATATTGCTTCATTTTTGgatgaaagagagaaaatagaaaaaGCAGCTAAAGCAATTCCAAGCAGTGAGTCCAGTATTCCTGAAGTGTTGGATGAAAAAGCAAGCAGCGAGGAGGGAACTCTTGGTGTCCCTGCAGCGGTAGATGAAACTGTTGAAAATGGTGGTGCTTCTTCAGGGAACCAGGAAAGCCCAGTTTCTAGTACAATTGAAACACTAGAAACTACAGAACAAACCATAGAAAAAGAAGAGGTGAGTTCTGATATCTTGGCGCCTGAAGGGAGTACATCTACCACGGATGGAGTGGAAAATGCAAGCGCAGATTCTTCTAGTGAAATAGCTAATCACACGTCGGCTTCAGAAATTCCAACAGGCGAAGAGGTTATAGAGCCTCAAGTGGATGATACCGTAGCAAAAGGTGAACTGCAACCACCTACTTCAGAGAGCGAAATTCCTTCTGCTGCACTAGAAACTACAGAACAAACAATAGAAAAAGAAGAGGTGAGTTCTGATATCTTGGCTCCTGAAGGGAGTACATCTACCACGGATGGAGTGGAAAATGCAAGTGCGGATTTGTCTGGTGAAATAGCTAATCACACATCGGCTTCAGAAATTCCAACAGGCGGAGAGGTTATAGAGCCTCAAGTAGATGATACCATAGCAAAAGTTGAACTGCAACCACCTACTTCAGAGAGCAAAATTCCTTCTGCTGCACTAACTGAAGAACCAAAAG AAAATGAGGCCACCAAAGTTGTAGAAGACCTAGCTGACAACATTACGGAGGAAGCTCGGATTCGAACATCTGCTGCTGAGAGTGAATTGCCTTCTATCACACAAGTGGAAGATGACAAAGTGGACAGTTCTCCCGAGAAGAATGGCAGTGTTTCTAATTCAAGTGGACAATCTGACAATCCTTCCCCGAAGGAAAGTAAACCTAAAG CTACTATATCACCAGCCCTTGTAAAGCAGCTGCGTGAAGAAACAGGAGCTGGAATGATGGATTGCAAAAATGCTTTGTCAGAGACTGGCGGGGACATTGTTAAAGCTACGGAGTTCCTCAGAAAGAAAGGTTTAGCAAGTGCAGAAAAGAAAGCCAGCAGAGCCACTGCCGAAGGAAGAATAGGTTCATACATTCACGATAGCAGAATAGGTATCTTGCTAGAGGTAAACTGTGAAACAGATTTTGTTTCTCGGGGTGACATTTTCAAGGAGCTGGTTGATGATTTAGCCATGCAAGTGGCTGCATGCCCTCAAGTACAGTACCTTGCTACAGAAGATGTTCCTGAAGAGTTTGTGACCAAGGAAAGAACGATTGAGATGCAGAAAGAAGATCTTTTGTCAAAGCCGGAGCAGATTAGATCAAAGATTGTTGACGGGAGGATAAGGAAGAGGCTTGAGGAGCTGGCATTGCTTGAGCAGCCTTTCATTAAGAATGATAAGGTGGTGGTGAAGGACTTGGTCAAACAAACCATTTCAACCATTGGAGAAAACATAAAAGTGAAGAGGTTTGTGCGCTACAATCTTGGAGAGGGCTTGGAGAAGAAGAGTCAGGATTTTGCTGCTGAAGTGGCTGCCCAAACTGCGGCAAAACCAGTGGCCACGGAAGTAAAAGAGCAGCCTGTTGTAGTGGAAGTCAAGGAAACTGTTGAGAA GGCACCAACTGTAGCCGTCTCTGCCGCTTTGGTTAAACAACTACGCGATGAAACTGGAGCAGGGATGATGGACTGCAAGAAAGCTCTCTCCGAAACTGGAGGGGACCTTGAGAAGGCACAAGAGTACCTGAGGAAGAAGGGTCTTTCTTCTGCTGAAAAGAAATCCAGCAGGCTTGCTGCTGAAGGCAGGATTGGATCCTACATTCATGACGCCCGCATTGGAGTTCTGATTGAAGTAAACTGCGAGACTGACTTTGTTGGTCGAAGTGAAAATTTCAAGGGGTTGGTTGATGATCTAGCAATGCAAGTCGTGGCCTGCCCTCAGGTGCAATATGTATCCATCGAAGACATTCCGGAGAGCATTGTGAACAAGGAAAAAGAGCTTGAGAGGCAGAGGGAGGACCTTCTGTCGAAACCCGAGAACATTAGAGAGAGAATCGTGGAGGGGAGGATCTCAAAGAGGCTTGGGGAGCTGGCTCTTTTAGAGCAAGCTTTCATTAAAGATGACAGTATTTTGGTGAAGGACCTAGTGAAGCAGACTGTTGCTGCTCTCGGTGAGAACATAAAAGTTCGCAGGTTTGTTCGGTTCACTCTCGGGGAGGCAGTTGAGACAGTTGAGGACACAGAAGCTGAAGCATGA